From Oryza sativa Japonica Group chromosome 4, ASM3414082v1, one genomic window encodes:
- the LOC4336989 gene encoding APO protein 1, chloroplastic isoform X1, protein MEILHNNGFCVSLIDINRIRMNKLVKVGSRPRQIAWGMSRICCEQSPGTSSKRYERYQRQPQNVDLPELLPKKKKKPFPVPIKKMLQASRQDKRLARMRIEKPLEPPKNGLLVPELIPVAYEVLDNWKVLIRGLSQLLNVGTVYGCRKCPQVHVGPVGHQIQDCYGTGSQRRNSHHSWVRGSVNDVLIPIESYHQFDPFGWRVKHETRFDYDRIPAIVELCIQAGVELPQYPSRRRTAPVRMIGKKVIDRGGFVDGPKPHRSEDCISLLAELDTFSNQQGQSSTPSNVEELAEKTLKAYLNVQRGVARLMRKYTVKTCGYCSEVHVGPWGHNVKLCGAFKHQWRDGKHGWQDAVVDDVIPPNYVWHVRDPTGPPLRSSLRSFYGKAPAVVELCVQAGAEIPEEYRPMMRADVVIPDSEEARLAA, encoded by the exons ATGGAGATACTTCACAATAACG GTTTTTGCGTTAGCTTGATAGACATCAACAGAATCAGAATGAACAAGTTAGTGAAG GTAGGATCCCGTCCTCGTCAAATTGCTTGGGGAATGTCAAGAATATGCTGTGAGCAGTCTCCTGGTACTTCCAGCAAGAGATATGAGAGGTATCAAAGACAACCACAGAATGTTGATCTCCCAGAATTGCTcccaaagaagaaaaagaagccaTTTCCTGTTCCAATTAAGAAGATGTTGCAAGCTTCTCGACAAGATAAAAGGCTTGCGCGAATGCGAATAGAGAAGCCTCTTGAGCCCCCAAAGAATGGTTTGCTTGTTCCAGAGCTTATTCCTGTAGCTTATGAGGTCCTTGATAACTGGAAGGTGCTCATCAGAGGTCTCTCTCAACTGTTGAATGTTGGTACAGTTTATGGTTGCAG AAAATGCCCCCAAGTCCATGTTGGTCCAGTTGGCCACCAGATCCAAGATTGCTATGGAACAGGAAGCCAACGTCGGAATAGCCATCACTCTTGGGTCAGAGGATCCGTCAACGATGTTCTCATCCCGATTGAATCTTATCATCAATTTGACCCATTTGGGTGGAGAGTCAAGCATGAAACCAGGTTTGACTATGACAGGATTCCAGCCATCGTTGAGCTATGCATTCAAGCTGGTGTTGAGTTGCCACAATACCCCTCAAGGCGACGAACTGCTCCTGTCCGGATGATAGGCAAGAAAGTGATCGACCGTGGTGGGTTTGTTGACGGGCCTAAGCCACACCGTTCAGAAGACTGCATATCTCTGCTTGCTGAACTTGACACATTCAGCAACCAGCAAGGCCAGTCATCGACGCCATCAAATGTGGAAGAGCTCGCGGAGAAAACACTGAAAGCATACTTAAATGTCCAGCGAGGTGTTGCACGGTTGATGAGGAAATACACAGTAAAAACATGCGGGTATTGCTCTGAGGTTCACGTTGGTCCATGGGGCCACAATGTGAAGCTCTGTGGGGCTTTCAAGCACCAGTGGAGGGACGGCAAGCATGGATGGCAGGATGCAGTGGTGGACGATGTCATCCCGCCAAATTATGTGTGGCATGTCCGTGACCCCACTGGCCCTCCTCTCAGATCCTCTCTAAGGAGTTTCTACG
- the LOC136356239 gene encoding uncharacterized protein gives MRLGDACGSGEPFSLSSILSPFSSTATVARVRRGGGGAEQRGSGRSPHDGHALSGGASAVAASSGEGKFPAPTSDPASADQRTTKLSSPFAESHGHLRPTPPSSPPRRIPVSPPLDDVRRSLYLFRNPQPSSGATSATASSNPSPSFVDIFHARPAPPTGRAATKDLKTNNLAAAQSVSVLMAFGSQAITTYLLGKPQQQLVERVSWECCTFDAFCCLDEIAVNSRLVGSRGPSPSPSTSSRRSSPLRHRPANAVVFDGVLPWAATAAAGLRIPRYAFTGMGCFALSVQRALLLHAPQDCVASDDEPFLVPGLPDVVRLFRPQPPEPCLRRREPLSLRRERGEGRES, from the exons ATGAGGCTTGGGGACGCGTGTGGCTCCGGCGAG cCATTTTCCCTCTCTTCaattctctctcccttctcatCTACTGCGACGGTGGCACGGGTGAGGAGGGGCGGTGGCGGGGCGGAGCAGAGGGGCTCCGGGCGGAGCCCTCACGACGGCCACGCCCTCTCCGGCggggcgtcggcggtggcggcctccTCCGGCGAGGGTAAATTCCCGGCTCCGACGTCTGACCCCGCATCCGCCGATCAGCGCACCACCAAGCTCTCCTCCCCCTTCGCCGAAAGCCACGGCCACCTCAGGCccacccctccctcctccccgccgcgtcGCATCCCCGTCTCACCGCCACTCGACGATGTTCGCCGCAGCCTCTACCTCTTCCGCAACCCCCAGCCCTCATCCGGCGcgacctccgccaccgcctcctcgaaCCCCAGCCCCTCCTTCGTCGACATCTTCCACGCCAGGCCGGCCCCTCCGACCGGCCGCGCTGCGACCAAAGATCTGAAGACGAACAACT TGGCTGCAGCACAGAGTGTGTCGGTTTTGATGGCCTTTGGCTCTCAGGCCATAACGACGTACTTGCTGGGAAAACCGCAACAGCAGTTGGTGGAGAGGGTGAGCTGGGAGTGTTGTACATTTGATGCATTTTGTTGTTTAGATGAAATCGCAGTGAACAGCAGATTGGTTGGCTCGCGGggcccttcgccgtcgccgtcgacctcctcgCGCCGCTCTTCACCGCTGCGGCATAGACCTGCCAACGCCGTGGTGTTCGACGGCGTCCTCCCGTGGGCTGCCACCGCGGCGGCTGGGCTCCGCATCCCGCGGTACGCGTTCACGGGGATGGGGTGCTTCGCGCTCTCGGTGCAGCGAGCACTGCTGCTCCACGCCCCACAGGACTGCGTCGCGTCGGACGACGAGCCGTTCCTCGTGCCTGGACTCCCCGACGTGGTGCGGCTCTTCCGCCCACAGCCGCCAGAGccttgcctccgccgccgcgagccgctGTCTCTCCGtcgcgagagaggagaggggagagagagttga
- the LOC4336988 gene encoding cysteine-rich and transmembrane domain-containing protein WIH2, whose protein sequence is MSYQGPPPGTAAYPPPGTGYPPPAYGAPPPVAADYGGYQQQQPPPPPQDSQSRGDGFLKGCCAALCCCCLLDMCF, encoded by the exons ATGAGCTACCAAGGTCCTCCTCCCGGCACTGCAG CGTACCCGCCACCGGGGACGGGGTACCCACCGCCGGCgtacggcgcgccgccgccagtcGCCGCCGACTACGGCGggtatcagcagcagcagccgccgccgccgccgcaggactCGCAGAGCCGCGGCGACGGCTTCTTGAAAGGATG TTGTGCTgctctctgctgctgctgcctgctcgACATGTGCTTCTGA